A single window of Onychostoma macrolepis isolate SWU-2019 chromosome 16, ASM1243209v1, whole genome shotgun sequence DNA harbors:
- the aicda gene encoding single-stranded DNA cytosine deaminase, whose amino-acid sequence MISKLDSVLMTQRKFIFHYKNVRWARGRHETYLCFVVKRRTGPDSLSFDFGHLRNRSGCHVELLFLRHLGALCPGLWGSSVDGARMCYAVTWFCSWSPCSKCAEQLAHFLSQTPNLRLRIFVSRLYFCDEEDSQEREGLRHLKRAGVQISVMTYKDYFYCWQTFVARRQRRFKAWDGLHQNSVRLVRKLNQILQPCETEDLRDGFALLGL is encoded by the exons ATGATCAGCAAGCTGGACAG TGTGCTCATGACCCAGAGGAAATTTATCTTCCATTATAAGAATGTGCGCTGGGCCCGAGGGAGACACGAGACGTACCTTTGTTTTGTAGTAAAGAGACGCACTGGCCCTGATTCCCTCTCTTTTGACTTCGGACACCTGCGCAATCGCTCCGGCTGCCATGTAGAG CTGCTCTTCCTACGTCACTTGGGTGCGTTGTGCCCGGGGCTGTGGGGCTCCAGTGTGGACGGTGCGAGAATGTGTTACGCAGTGACCTGGTTCTGCTCCTGGTCGCCCTGCTCTAAATGCGCTGAACAACTTGCCCACTTCCTGTCACAGACGCCCAATCTGCGTCTGAGAATCTTTGTGTCACGCCTTTACTTCTGTGATGAAGAGGACAGCCAGGAGAGGGAAGGACTGCGACACCTGAAGAGGGCAGGAGTGCAGATCTCTGTGATGACTTACAAAG ACTATTTCTACTGCTGGCAAACATTTGTTGCACGGAGGCAGAGGAGATTTAAAGCCTGGGATGGCCTTCACCAAAACTCTGTCCGACTTGTTCGAAAACTCAATCAGATCTTGCAG CCCTGCGAGACTGAGGATCTGAGGGACGGTTTTGCTCTCCTCGGGCTATGA
- the mfap5 gene encoding microfibril associated protein 5 — protein sequence MGSYPVSVLLCCCFFVLVTVRAQQTEIHDTDATALPPPDCREETYPCTRMYSVHRPIKRCIHSLCLYSLPRVYVINKEICVRTVCQQDELLMAELCREKSGWPKRQKRTTSSRCRRAYQKTWANRA from the exons ATGGGCAGCTATCCAGTCTCTGTGCTGTTATGCTGTTGTTTCTTTG TACTTGTTACTGTCCGGGCACAGCAAACTG AAATCCATGACACTGATGCCACTGCTTTGCCACCGCCAG ACTGCAGAGAGGAAACATACCCCTGCACCAGGATGTACTCTGTTCATCGACCGATAAAGAGATGCATCCATTCACTCTGTCTCTACAG TCTTCCAAGAGTCTATGTGATCAACAAAGAAATCTGTGTGAGAACCGTGTGTCAGCAAGATGAGCTCCTGATGG CTGAACTCTGTAGAGAGAAATCGGGTTGGCCAAAACGCCAAAAGAGGACAACTAGCAGTCGCTGTCGCCGTGCCTACCAAAAAACCTGGGCAAACAGGGCCTAA